One window of Stenotrophomonas indicatrix genomic DNA carries:
- a CDS encoding nuclear transport factor 2 family protein: MSTVALLFALSAAASPAADAATIAAIEATCHDYVDGQLEADPQRVARSLHPDLAKRAVLGDTPDERLGLRRMSKEELVALTKQGALKTPKDQWDRRCTVLDVTGSAASVRLETPWFVDYFHMGRFDQRWVIVNALWYPKPKAP, translated from the coding sequence ATGTCCACCGTTGCCCTGTTGTTCGCACTGTCGGCGGCGGCAAGCCCCGCTGCCGACGCCGCCACGATCGCCGCCATCGAAGCGACCTGCCATGACTACGTGGATGGCCAGCTGGAGGCCGACCCGCAACGCGTCGCCCGTTCCCTGCATCCGGATCTGGCCAAGCGCGCGGTGCTCGGTGATACGCCGGACGAGCGCCTGGGCCTGCGCCGGATGTCGAAGGAAGAGCTGGTTGCGTTGACGAAACAGGGCGCGCTGAAGACCCCGAAGGATCAATGGGATCGCCGCTGCACGGTGCTGGACGTGACCGGCAGTGCGGCCTCGGTGCGGCTGGAAACGCCGTGGTTCGTCGACTACTTCCACATGGGCCGCTTCGACCAGCGCTGGGTCATCGTCAACGCGTTGTGGTACCCGAAGCCGAAGGCGCCGTGA
- a CDS encoding GIY-YIG nuclease family protein → MVSPSRPWFLYLLECRDGSYYAGISTDVQARFAAHQAGKGARYTRSRPPLRVLAVREYPDRAAASRAEWELKQQPRERKLAWLRTPDPTPL, encoded by the coding sequence ATGGTTTCGCCTTCCCGCCCGTGGTTCCTGTACCTGCTCGAATGCCGCGACGGCAGCTATTACGCCGGCATCAGCACCGACGTGCAGGCCCGTTTCGCCGCCCACCAGGCCGGCAAGGGGGCGCGCTATACCCGGTCGCGTCCGCCGCTGCGGGTGCTGGCGGTACGCGAATACCCGGACAGGGCAGCGGCCTCGCGCGCCGAATGGGAGCTCAAGCAGCAGCCGCGCGAACGCAAGCTGGCCTGGCTGCGGACGCCGGATCCCACGCCTCTGTAG
- a CDS encoding trimeric intracellular cation channel family protein, whose translation MLLSIIYLIAISAEAMTGALSAGRRRMDLFGVVMIACVTALGGGSLRDILLGHYPLGWVKHPEYLGFTVCAALIATWVARWMHHFRRTFLVLDGLGLIAFTLIGCSIAREAGHALPIVLIAGMLTGAFGGVLRDILCNEVPLIFQKELYAIISLLTGAVYLLLLHWGVADATAILCCLGGGFAVRLLAIHYRWEMPKFVYHDEVH comes from the coding sequence ATGCTGCTGTCCATCATCTACTTGATCGCCATTTCCGCCGAAGCCATGACCGGTGCCCTGTCTGCAGGCCGCCGCCGCATGGACCTGTTCGGCGTTGTCATGATCGCCTGTGTCACCGCCCTCGGCGGCGGCTCGTTGCGCGACATCCTGCTCGGCCACTATCCGCTGGGCTGGGTGAAACACCCCGAGTACCTGGGCTTCACCGTGTGCGCGGCGTTGATCGCCACCTGGGTGGCACGCTGGATGCACCACTTCCGCCGCACCTTCCTGGTGCTGGACGGGCTGGGCCTGATCGCCTTCACCCTGATCGGCTGCTCGATCGCGCGCGAGGCCGGGCATGCACTGCCGATCGTGCTGATCGCCGGCATGCTCACCGGCGCCTTCGGCGGCGTGCTGCGCGACATCCTCTGCAACGAGGTGCCGCTGATCTTCCAGAAAGAGCTGTACGCGATCATCTCGCTGCTGACCGGTGCGGTGTATCTGCTGTTGCTGCACTGGGGCGTAGCCGATGCCACCGCGATCCTGTGCTGCCTGGGCGGTGGGTTCGCCGTGCGCCTGCTGGCGATCCACTACCGCTGGGAAATGCCGAAGTTCGTGTACCACGACGAAGTGCATTGA
- a CDS encoding 3-deoxy-7-phosphoheptulonate synthase: MPPHTDDLRIRTIEPLTPPAQLLAMLPCDDEASDTVSASRAALHQILHGRDDRLAVVVGPCSIHDPKAAIEYAQRLKPLRDALAGELEIVMRVYFEKPRTTVGWKGLINDPDLDGSFKIDKGLRIARGLLRDINKLGLPAGVEFLDVISPQYIADLVAWGAIGARTTESQVHRELASGLSCPVGFKNGTDGNVKIAADAVGAASNPHHFLSVTKQGGTAIVSTTGNPDCHVILRGGKQPNYDAASVADACQALAKAKLPTRLMIDASHANSLKNHENQPKVIEDIATQLEDGEQRIVGVMVESHLVGGRQELVEGQPLVYGQSITDGCIDWDTTVTVLERLAAAVRARREVKVSEAA, from the coding sequence ATGCCCCCGCACACCGACGACCTGCGTATCCGCACCATCGAACCGCTGACACCGCCTGCCCAGCTGCTGGCGATGCTGCCCTGTGATGACGAAGCCTCCGACACCGTCAGCGCTTCGCGCGCGGCCCTGCACCAGATCCTGCACGGCCGCGACGACCGCCTGGCGGTGGTGGTCGGGCCATGCTCGATCCACGACCCGAAAGCCGCCATCGAGTACGCACAGCGCCTGAAGCCGCTGCGCGATGCGCTGGCCGGCGAGCTGGAAATCGTCATGCGCGTGTACTTCGAAAAGCCGCGTACCACGGTGGGCTGGAAGGGCCTGATCAACGATCCGGACCTGGATGGCAGCTTCAAGATCGACAAGGGCCTGCGCATCGCCCGTGGCCTGCTGCGCGACATCAACAAGCTCGGCCTGCCTGCCGGTGTCGAGTTCCTCGACGTGATCTCGCCGCAGTACATCGCCGACCTGGTGGCCTGGGGCGCGATCGGTGCACGCACCACCGAAAGCCAGGTGCATCGCGAGCTTGCGTCGGGGTTGTCGTGCCCGGTCGGCTTCAAGAACGGCACGGATGGCAACGTCAAGATCGCGGCCGATGCCGTGGGCGCCGCCTCGAACCCGCATCACTTCCTGTCGGTCACCAAGCAGGGCGGCACGGCCATCGTCTCCACCACCGGCAACCCGGACTGCCATGTGATCCTGCGTGGTGGCAAGCAGCCGAACTACGATGCGGCCAGCGTGGCCGATGCCTGCCAGGCACTGGCCAAGGCCAAGCTGCCGACGCGGCTGATGATCGATGCCAGCCACGCCAACAGCCTGAAGAACCACGAAAACCAGCCCAAGGTGATCGAAGACATCGCAACCCAGCTGGAAGACGGCGAGCAGCGCATCGTCGGTGTGATGGTTGAAAGCCATCTGGTCGGTGGCCGTCAGGAGCTGGTCGAAGGCCAGCCGCTGGTCTACGGCCAGAGCATCACCGATGGCTGCATCGATTGGGACACCACCGTGACGGTGCTGGAGCGGCTGGCGGCGGCCGTGCGCGCTCGTCGCGAAGTGAAGGTGTCCGAAGCCGCCTGA
- a CDS encoding DUF6616 family protein encodes MSHLLIELYTATPAWKALSAEQRNTFFTRIGAGMQQLDPACIAPLAMGRVASEVPHASAEQYYAVWQCASRADADALMAAISATGWHDYFATTNAVGAVDAMAQHLADLAAL; translated from the coding sequence ATGTCCCACCTCCTCATCGAGCTGTACACCGCGACGCCGGCCTGGAAAGCGCTGTCCGCTGAACAACGGAACACCTTCTTCACCCGTATCGGCGCCGGCATGCAGCAACTCGACCCTGCATGCATCGCACCGTTGGCGATGGGCCGCGTGGCCAGCGAGGTGCCACATGCCAGCGCCGAGCAGTACTACGCCGTCTGGCAGTGCGCCAGCCGTGCCGATGCCGATGCCTTGATGGCCGCCATCAGTGCCACCGGCTGGCATGACTACTTCGCCACCACCAATGCCGTGGGCGCCGTGGATGCAATGGCCCAGCACCTGGCGGACCTCGCGGCGCTGTGA
- a CDS encoding DNA alkylation repair protein, with translation MSTTIATARLLALNAGSTASTHLAECLAVDFAALLQAVAPTLPPASIQHMHAAAGKGITQRMALAAALLREAGQGDVQHWQAHPSDTVRGWVCYLIGGDAQATLADKLQAMRPLADDPHFGVREWAWLALRSDIVAGPLEALTLLQPWTQQPSPHLRRFACEALRPRGVWATHIALFKQQPEHVLPVLKALADDPERYVQDSVGNWLNDAGKSQPDWVRDVCTRWQSTHDSVANTYIRKRALRSL, from the coding sequence ATGAGCACTACTATCGCCACGGCACGCCTGCTTGCACTCAACGCAGGCAGCACCGCCAGCACGCATCTGGCCGAGTGCCTGGCGGTGGACTTCGCTGCGTTGCTGCAGGCGGTGGCACCAACCTTGCCACCGGCCTCGATACAGCACATGCACGCCGCCGCAGGCAAGGGAATCACCCAACGCATGGCCTTGGCTGCAGCGCTACTGCGCGAGGCAGGGCAGGGCGACGTACAGCACTGGCAGGCCCATCCATCCGACACCGTGCGGGGGTGGGTGTGCTATCTGATCGGCGGTGACGCGCAGGCGACTTTGGCTGACAAGCTGCAGGCGATGCGTCCACTGGCAGACGATCCGCACTTCGGTGTGCGCGAATGGGCGTGGTTGGCGCTGCGCAGCGATATCGTCGCCGGGCCACTGGAGGCGCTCACCTTGCTGCAACCCTGGACGCAGCAGCCTTCGCCACATCTGCGCCGCTTCGCCTGTGAGGCGCTGCGTCCCCGCGGTGTCTGGGCCACGCACATTGCGCTGTTCAAGCAGCAACCCGAACACGTGCTGCCCGTGCTGAAGGCACTTGCCGACGATCCAGAGCGTTACGTGCAGGACTCGGTGGGCAACTGGCTCAACGACGCTGGCAAGAGCCAACCCGATTGGGTGCGCGATGTGTGCACGAGGTGGCAGTCAACCCACGACAGCGTCGCCAATACGTACATCCGCAAACGCGCGCTGCGCTCGCTGTAG
- a CDS encoding MarR family winged helix-turn-helix transcriptional regulator → MLESKHQALVEEAQRRGHANVAQLRLCFQLLALSGAIDRDCATRLAPHGLSEGRFVVLFLLHGAGGTLPPHELAERAGVTRATISGLLDGLQRDGLLQRRNDAEDGRRLQIVLTARGKRLAGDLFNQHTQWIGGLFKGLDSGEQAQLSLLLEKVWRHTDAGQDAGT, encoded by the coding sequence ATGCTTGAGTCGAAGCACCAGGCCCTCGTCGAGGAGGCACAGCGCCGTGGTCACGCCAATGTCGCGCAGCTGCGCCTGTGCTTCCAGCTGCTCGCCTTGTCCGGTGCGATCGACCGTGACTGCGCCACACGCCTCGCGCCGCACGGCCTCAGCGAAGGCCGCTTCGTCGTGCTTTTCCTGCTGCACGGCGCCGGCGGCACGTTGCCGCCGCATGAGCTTGCCGAGCGTGCCGGGGTCACCCGCGCCACCATCAGCGGGCTGCTTGATGGCCTGCAGCGTGACGGACTGCTGCAGCGACGCAACGATGCCGAGGATGGCCGCCGTCTGCAGATCGTGCTGACGGCGCGCGGCAAGCGCTTGGCCGGCGATCTGTTCAACCAGCACACACAGTGGATCGGCGGACTGTTCAAGGGTCTTGATTCCGGCGAACAGGCGCAGTTGTCGCTGCTGTTGGAAAAGGTCTGGCGACACACCGACGCAGGCCAGGACGCAGGTACATGA